The following are from one region of the Nymphaea colorata isolate Beijing-Zhang1983 chromosome 7, ASM883128v2, whole genome shotgun sequence genome:
- the LOC116257699 gene encoding putative pentatricopeptide repeat-containing protein At1g69350, mitochondrial has translation MLYEPLFRVCTTNRTLRQLHAHLLVLGYLRGTPFPSSTPEFYRLSPDQLQTTSVLSESQVLANASLYPRSSCRTGQVNKLATKLINSYAKTGDIASARLVFDTICRPDAFLNDVMMKGFVWNGCFEDAILLCDRMLVSQFEHGSFTFPSVLKACGGLHDVDKGRKVHGRIIKGGFEADCAIQTALIHMYSQCGFADGAYQVFVRMFQRDAISWGAMLLGYAHNGRYTECLEVFVQMNAAAVEVDSVTMVGIAQACAGLGCLKQGRSVHGYIVRREIVITGPLENSLLDMYGKCGDLYCACKLFNKMSKKDVYAWTMMISYYNHCLCPRDALELFVQMQQKLLPSPHSVTLVAVLQSCSQVGSLREGKSVHGFITRKGLDFEILCPGLIDMYVCCKRLSDCFKVVRCTQLKSVELCNSLITVYVRHGLPAEALALFYQMHRDNVSPDSFTLASSLAACADSSSYITGALIHSHVIKTGFQSNEFIQNSIIDMYCKSGFVDFAYTVFNGILEKSTITWNTMICGYAQNGHGIEAISLFDHMYLNSVALESVAFVSAVQACSLLGSLTKGKWIHHKLIVCGLHEDKYCQTAVLDMYAKCGDILLARQVFNNIRERSVVSWSAMISGYGMHGHVDDATSLFNEMMDSGTKPNGVTFISLLAACSHTGRVEQGQHYFDKMTKEFRLVPSSDHYACMIDLLSRAGHLDRAYAFIRKMPMEPTASTWGALLTGCHIHGRIDLVDICRENILNLEPWNSGYYVQLANLYANEREWDQFGKIRSTMKSAGLRKAPGFSVVELNSGIHKFNAGDTSHSQSKEILSFLKVLENLVHEEGKMRNMGTLIQEIEHYRDTRTHSERLAIAFGIINTKPGTTIRVIKNLRVCNECHDFTKLVTKITTRNIIMKDLNRFHHFSNGNCSCGDYW, from the coding sequence ATGCTCTATGAGCCCCTTTTTAGGGTCTGCACCACCAACAGAACTCTTCGTCAACTTCACGCCCACCTTCTCGTCCTCGGTTATCTCAGAGGGACACCCTTTCCGAGCAGTACACCCGAGTTTTATCGTCTCTCTCCAGACCAACTTCAGACCACCTCTGTCTTAAGTGAATCCCAAGTTCTCGCCAATGCTTCCCTTTATCCTCGTTCGAGTTGCCGAACTGGGCAAGTCAACAAGCTTGCTACCAAGCTTATTAATTCATATGCGAAGACCGGTGACATTGCTTCTGCCAGATTGGTCTTCGACACCATTTGTCGTCCGGACGCATTTCTTAATGATGTAATGATGAAGGGTTTTGTGTGGAATGGGTGCTTTGAAGATGCCATTTTGCTCTGCGATAGAATGCTGGTTTCTCAGTTCGAACATGGGAGCTTTACGTTCCCCTCCGTTCTCAAAGCTTGCGGTGGTTTGCACGATGTCGATAAGGGTAGAAAGGTGCATGGAAGGATTATTAAGGGTGGATTTGAAGCAGATTGTGCAATTCAAACTGCTCTCATTCATATGTATTCCCAGTGTGGCTTTGCAGATGGTGCTTACCAAGTGTTTGTCAGAATGTTCCAGAGGGATGCAATTTCGTGGGGTGCAATGCTATTGGGCTATGCACATAACGGTAGATATACTGAATGTTTGGAAGTCTTTGTTCAGATGAATGCGGCAGCTGTCGAAGTTGACTCTGTGACGATGGTTGGTATAGCCCAAGCTTGTGCTGGCTTGGGTTGTTTGAAGCAGGGAAGGTCTGTTCATGGATATATAGTCCGAAGAGAAATTGTGATCACTGGGCCTTTGGAGAATTCTCTTCTTGATATGTATGGAAAATGCGGTGATTTATATTGCGCTTGTAAGTTGTTCAATAAGATGTCAAAGAAAGACGTTTATGCGTGGACGATGATGATCTCGTACTACAATCATTGCTTATGTCCTCGTGATGCTCTCGAGCTTTTCGTCCAGATGCAACAAAAGCTTTTACCGAGTCCACATTCTGTGACCCTGGTGGCTGTTCTCCAATCATGTTCTCAGGTAGGAAGCTTACGTGAAGGGAAGTCGGTTCATGGTTTCATCACCAGAAAAGGTTTAGATTTCGAAATTTTGTGCCCTGGCTTGATTGACATGTATGTTTGTTGCAAGAGATTATCCGATTGTTTCAAAGTTGTCAGATGCACACAGCTAAAATCAGTTGAATTGTGCAATTCATTAATCACTGTCTATGTGCGCCATGGATTACCAGCCGAAGCTTTGGCGCTTTTCTACCAGATGCACAGGGATAATGTCTCCCCTGATTCATTCACGCTAGCCAGTTCTTTGGCTGCTTGTGCAGATTCCAGCAGTTACATAACAGGGGCTTTAATCCACAGCCATGTTATCAAAACTGGCTTCCAGTCAAATGAATTCATTCAAAATTCAATAATTGATATGTACTGCAAAAGTGGTTTTGTAGATTTTGCATATACAGTATTCAACGGGATTTTGGAAAAGAGCACGATAACATGGAACACTATGATCTGTGGTTATGCTCAAAATGGGCATGGGATCGAGGCCATCTCTCTTTTCGATCACATGTATCTCAATAGTGTCGCACTGGAATCTGTGGCCTTTGTAAGTGCTGTCCAAGCATGCAGTCTTCTTGGTTCTCTGACAAAGGGGAAGTGGATTCATCATAAACTTATTGTATGTGGACTTCATGAGGATAAGTACTGCCAAACAGCTGTTCTTGACATGTATGCAAAGTGCGGAGATATACTGCTGGCTCGACAAGTATTTAACAACATCAGAGAAAGAAGTGTTGTTTCTTGGAGTGCCATGATCTCTGGCTATGGAATGCATGGGCATGTAGACGATGCCACATCTCTTTTCAATGAAATGATGGACTCGGGGACTAAACCGAATGGAGTCACTTTCATAAGCCTCTTAGCTGCGTGCAGCCATACAGGAAGAGTTGAGCAAGGTCAACATTATTTTGACAAGATGACGAAAGAATTCAGACTTGTTCCTAGTTCAGATCATTATGCTTGCATGATTGATCTCCTGAGTCGTGCAGGTCATCTTGACAGGGCTTATGCTTTCATCAGGAAAATGCCTATGGAACCAACGGCAAGCACTTGGGGCGCACTTCTTACTGGTTGTCACATTCATGGTAGAATAGATCTAGTTGATATATGTCGAGAAAATATTCTAAATCTTGAACCGTGGAACTCAGGGTATTATGTCCAGTTAGCAAATTTGTATGCTAACGAACGAGAGTGGGATCAATTTGGAAAGATCAGATCAACTATGAAAAGTGCAGGACTGAGAAAGGCGCCTGGGTTCAGCGTGGTTGAGTTGAATAGCGGGATTCACAAATTTAATGCAGGAGATACATCTCATTCACAATCAAAAGAAATTCTTAGTTTCTTAAAGGTCCTTGAGAATCTGGTGCACGAAGAAGGAAAAATGCGAAATATGGGTACTCTTATACAGGAGATAGAGCATTACAGGGATACTAGAACTCACAGTGAGAGGCTGGCCATTGCTTTTGGAATCATTAACACTAAACCAGGGACAACGATCCGCGTCATAAAAAATCTTCGTGTCTGCAATGAGTGCCATGATTTCACAAAGTTGGTTACCAAGATTACAACTAGAAACATCATAATGAAAGATCTGAATCGTTTCCATCACTTCAGCAATGGAAATTGTTCTTGTGGGGATTATTGGTGA